One Engystomops pustulosus chromosome 7, aEngPut4.maternal, whole genome shotgun sequence DNA window includes the following coding sequences:
- the QSER1 gene encoding glutamine and serine-rich protein 1 isoform X2 produces MMDRNYPTPTFTDPLAPASPAAWAYERSAAGIKPSLSYGAGHPTHSDTELLHRQTYAATHQLPGYATTHHPTGLSGLFDTSLHVAGGNTTETSVMNFLSAIESRTAQAASSGTTLLPQFRAPSWQTGMHSSTATELFVTGALQTSGTFPTSALSAYQHPNTFSSRNFATTPSLTLQDGTFGAATNGLLSPHDPLLQIKSSQTPTALTFERLGSAVLSTGIPQSSTYRSAQESAPHLLQPQFSLLPSALGGTQQTPQPYSTSVFTGSTASIERALQRECSVIKHHQRPSSTQSVQAQLSGTQHSLPNYLTSATGAALQDTRQSALLCAPLGALTQVSNGGPVQKTPQVSVELSQSYPSVIPSPGFPPSSTKAKNCPTKVPPRSSKTPKSQSVASPGQTQSYIKSSQNQSSVISSQAQAFSTAQLSSLLPVSQSPSYVSTQSPNLPSASQSQVFSTIKSEKLPPLYKPLTVFSSQSQTITSGSQTLSYSTDQPLTLPSVSSENYSDQTRDLSSANQTQSYSSSNTQGLTPVSQSQVSYSSQSQVMSPVSPSESYNSGQNLPLSSPSLPFSASSRGQTLPASSPTQNYISMHSSQASQDSTSPQSQKFLPTVPSSTFSPPPHSQALQNSRTTADSKSYGKRKSETNLYASVKQEEKFQMPDLQALQQQTNMETSSQGLNDGEMNTQETAYSVSKADDRYSQSVIKSNSRLEDQVLGLQGPKKDERMLSPVGHMSQHVGHLNSSGGHDAKNSTDLIQPTQVSAKDLSQHNMLHKVHETKLPEQPSTSPQLQAVLRHPQQHLQLQGTQVLLDSDLQMFQQSILQSNMGQAKAPASMQRIQSPQQVAPQFLQMDGHIIQSNGGQPQPSLHSQSSDVIKMDTSDGKHLQQHLQPKDFGQRPRLDSKNQFESLNPMCFTESMLLGDERNFLSHVDDILAATAAQEFAKSSSEDSLSVKPDDSKSRFQSLNIRNSPANFTSSKQQQNLNTLSLNGGQTAINLSTVSTTHSKNTSLDQNQIRPLEQELPSGMGSPVLGTSQDDHEKNSEMAKKNESKDTSDVAGDIGDSDFMASANNLSKENSASDGDFMMNTDDNASQVQHMSTSDPQAGSSSSGQMEEDCQDLGQDGLPKIKGKDRMPMKPFSEDENSNVKQAKRNVQMKRPLSKGPESGMPYSTHVSEGYYDSYQHQERMRQKIKEVEEKQPEVKTGFIASFLDFLKTGPKQQFSAPAVRVPNRIRRPCTPVIKTPCPGPVPQPQAAGSEVAGSPKKTEEEFKKNLEALPSFSSDDDDSVGGNNDLQKSITTALSALDENGEKKVKAGEKTTTAVKQESPPVPSPRTTQEKPKVVETQKSTQNELTQTEQLALPQEVIALEGCTDDEGTESGGEGIYRERDEFVVKIEDIEMLKEALRTGREPPAIWKVQKALLQKFIPEVREGQRTFAATNSYLGYFGDAKTKYKRVYVKFVENANKKEYVRVCSKKPKSKATPLPRNAHTKVNTGNKATPETPVQKNAPPKVVTPKPKAKQPKTKAEPPPKKRKQWKEEFSSSQSDSSPDMQSDEEEFEPPPPPIVTRFLNTRAMKETFKGYIELLVGVVLDAEVMQNLEKDNDDVLLPHMRKIEGMLNENRRRLLAKLQMDQSLKNALENYPDITTINRDTKGKSAGTACKIKVHGKWYNKKTMRPAKSPSKQSQEFTVDPEKSQLCSLYHALHHYKYHIYLICKDEVTSIQKTNRDLQQADLVNHCLKNMKWVEDLFEKFGELLSRVQQTCS; encoded by the exons ATGATGGACAGGAACTACCCGACTCCCACCTTCACCGACCCGCTGGCCCCTGCCTCCCCCGCCGCCTGGGCCTACGAGCGGAGCGCGGCCGGGATCAAGCCCAG TCTGAGCTATGGCGCGGGGCATCCTACTCATTCGGACACGGAGCTCCTCCACCGGCAGACCTATGCGGCCACCCACCAGCTCCCTGGATACGCCACCACGCACCATCCTACAG GCTTATCCGGCCTATTCGATACGAGCCTCCACGTGGCCGGCGGTAACACTACAGAGACGTCAGTGATGAACTTTCTATCCGCCATCGAGTCTCGGACGGCTCAGGCAGCGTCGTCAGGCACAACCCTCCTGCCACAGTTCAGGGCTCCATCATGGCAAACTG GCATGCATTCCTCGACAGCAACCGAACtgtttgtgaccggagctctgcAAACCTCTGGAACCTTTCCAACATCTGCGCTCTCCGCCTATCAGCACCCAAACACGTTCAGCTCTAGAAACTTTGCCACGACTCCATCTTTAACCCTTCAAGATGGGACTTTCGGCGCGGCGACCAACGGTCTGCTCTCTCCTCACGACCCGCTTCTGCAGATCAAGTCGTCACAGACCCCCACCGCCTTGACCTTCGAGCGCCTGGGCAGCGCCGTGCTGAGTACCGGCATCCCACAGTCCTCGACATATCGCTCTGCCCAGGAGTCTGCGCCACATCTCTTACAGCCCCAGTTCAGTTTGTTGCCGTCAGCACTCGGTGGGACCCAGCAGACCCCTCAGCCATACAGTACATCAGTGTTTACTGGTTCTACCGCCTCCATTGAAAGAGCACTTCAGAGGGAATGTAGTGTTATAAAACACCATCAGAGGCCTTCTAGTACACAGTCTGTACAGGCGCAGCTATCTGGTACTCAGCATTCCTTACCGAATTATTTAACAAGCGCAACCGGGGCTGCCTTGCAGGACACGAGACAGTCCGCTCTGTTATGTGCTCCTCTCGGAGCTCTTACTCAGGTGAGCAATGGTGGACCGGTACAGAAAACCCCTCAAGTTTCTGTGGAATTATCTCAATCTTACCCATCTGTCATACCATCCCCCGGCTTCCCTCCTTCTTCGACGAAAGCGAAAAACTGTCCCACAAAGGTACCCCCGAGGTCATCAAAGACCCCCAAATCTCAGAGTGTAGCGTCTCCTGGGCAGACCCAAAGTTATATAAAGTCTTCTCAGAACCAGAGTTCTGTCATTTCAAGCCAAGCACAAGCCTTCTCCACAGCACAGCTTAGTAGCCTCCTACCTGTAAGTCAGTCCCCCAGCTACGTGTCCACGCAGTCCCCCAACCTGCCATCCGCTAGTCAATCGCAAGTTTTTTCAACAATCAAATCCGAAAAGCTGCCTCCTCTATACAAACCACTGACTGTGTTCTCAAGCCAATCGCAAACCATAACCTCGGGCAGCCAGACACTAAGTTATTCGACGGATCAGCCGCTTACGCTGCCTTCGGTTTCCAGCGAGAACTACTCCGATCAAACGAGAGATTTGTCTTCAGCTAACCAGACTCAAAGTTATTCTTCCAGTAACACTCAGGGTTTAACTCCAGTCAGTCAATCACAAGTTAGCTATTCATCTCAGTCCCAGGTGATGTCCCCTGTAAGTCCATCAGAAAGTTACAATTCGGGTCAGAACCTACCACTATCATCCCCATCTCTTCCATTTTCCGCTTCCTCACGTGGACAGACTTTGCCTGCGTCAAGCCCTACCCAAAATTACATTTCTATGCATTCATCCCAGGCTTCGCAAGACTCCACCTCGCCACAGTCTCAAAAGTTTTTGCCAACGGTCCCCTCATCCACGTTTTCACCACCTCCCCACTCGCAAGCATTACAAAACAGTAGAACGACCGCGGACTCCAAATCCTACGGGAAGAGGAAGTCTGAAACCAACCTGTATGCAAGCGTCAAACAAGAGGAGAAATTCCAAATGCCGGATCTGCAGGCGTTACAGCAGCAAACCAATATGGAGACGTCTAGCCAAGGACTGAACGACGGGGAGATGAATACACAAGAGACGGCTTACAGTGTTTCCAAGGCCGATGACCGATATTCTCAAAGTGTTATCAAGAGCAATTCTCGTCTGGAAGACCAAGTCCTCGGCCTTCAAGGGCCTAAAAAAGACGAACGAATGTTGAGCCCTGTCGGTCACATGTCTCAGCATGTCGGTCACTTAAACAGTTCAGGCGGCCACGATGCTAAAAATTCTACAGACTTAATACAACCCACACAAGTTAGCGCTAAGGATTTGAGTCAGCATAACATGTTACACAAAGTTCACGAAACAAAACTTCCGGAGCAGCCAAGTACGTCCCCACAGCTCCAGGCGGTTTTGAGGCACCCTCAACAACATCTTCAACTACAAGGCACGCAGGTACTTTTGGATTCAGATTTGCAAATGTTTCAGCAGTCCATTTTGCAGTCCAACATGGGGCAAGCAAAGGCGCCCGCTTCAATGCAGCGCATTCAGAGTCCTCAGCAAGTGGCGCCGCAGTTCCTCCAGATGGATGGGCACATCATCCAGAGCAATGGTGGGCAACCTCAACCATCTCTCCACTCTCAAAGCTCGGACGTCATAAAAATGGACACCTCCGACGGGAAGCATCTGCAACAGCACTTGCAGCCGAAAGATTTCGGCCAGAGACCGCGGCTAGACTCCAAGAATCAGTTTGAGTCTTTAAACCCAATGTGTTTCACAGAGTCCATGTTGCTCGGTGATGAACGAAACTTTTTGTCTCATGTTGATGACATTTTAGCAGCTACAGCAGCTCAAGAGTTTGCCAAGTCTTCTAGCGAGGATAGTTTGTCGGTGAAACCCGACGACTCAAAGTCCCGTTTTCAGTCCCTGAATATAAGGAATTCGCCTGCAAACTTTACATCCTCAAAGCAGCAGCAGAACCTAAACACTCTTTCGTTAAATGGCGGCCAAACAGCAATAAACCTTTCCACTGTTTCTACAACTCATTCCAAAAACACAAGTCTTGATCAAAACCAGATTCGGCCTTTAGAGCAAGAATTGCCAAGCGGGATGGGTTCACCGGTGCTCGGGACCAGTCAGGATGACCATGAGAAGAATTCCGAGATGGCTAAGAAGAATGAATCCAAGGACACTAGCGATGTAGCAGGAGATATCGGAGATTCAGATTTCATGGCGAGTGCAAACAACCTCAGTAAGGAAAATTCAGCATCTGATGGAGACTTTATGATGAACACGGATGACAATGCCTCTCAGGTTCAGCACATGTCCACAAGTGATCCTCAAGCAGGCAGCAGCTCTAGTGGCCAAATGGAGGAAGACTGCCAAGATCTAGGCCAAGACGGCCTTCCAAAGATCAAGGGCAAAGATAGAATGCCAATGAAACCGTTTTCGGAAGATGAAAACTCAAACGTCAAGCAAGCGAAACGGAACGTACAGATGAAACGGCCCTTGTCTAAAGGCCCTGAGTCAGGGATGCCGTACTCCACGCACGTTTCTGAGGGGTACTATGATAGCTATCAGCACCAAGAAAGGATGAGGCAGAAGATAAAGGAAGTGGAGGAGAAACAACCAGAAGTCAAAACTGGTTTCATTGCATCGTTCTTGGACTTTTTAAAGACCGGACCAAAGCAGCAGTTCTCTGCTCCTGCTGTGCGTGTACCTAATCGAATCAGGAGGCCGTGTACCCCGGTGATAAAGACACCTTGTCCTGGACCAGTTCCTCAGCCTCAAGCAGCAGGTTCGGAGGTGGCTGGCTCTCCTAAAAAGACTGAGGAGGAGTTTAAGAAAAATCTGGAGGCACTGCCGTCCTTTTCTTCTGATGACGATGATTCTGTCGGAGGCAATAATGATCTTCAGAAGAGCATCACCACAGCGTTGTCCGCCTTGGATGAGAATGGCGAGAAGAAGGTTAAAGCAG GAGAGAAGACGACGACTGCGGTAAAGCAGGAATCTCCTCCAGTCCCTTCCCCAAGGACGACTCAAGAGAAGCCCAAAGTGGTGGAGACCCAGAAGAGCACCCAAAATGAGCTCACCCAGACCGAGCAGCTGGCCCTGCCGCAAGAGGTCATCGCGCTGGAAGGCTGCACGGATGACGAGGGCACGGAAAGCGGCGGTGAGGGGATCTACCGGGAGCGCGACGAGTTTGTGGTCAAAATTGAGGACATAGAAATGTTGAAG GAAGCACTGCGTACAGGCAGGGAACCTCCGGCTATTTGGAAAGTCCAAAAGGCTTTACTGCAGAAATTTATCCCCGAGGTTCGGGAAGGACAGAGGACGTTTGCTGCCACAAACAGC TATCTTGGTTACTTTGGAGATGCCAAAACAAAATACAAGCGAGTATATGTGAAATTTGTGGAGAACGCCAACAAAAAGGAGTATGTGAGGGTTTGCTCCAAAAAACCCAAGAGCAAGGCTACTCCCCTTCCCAG AAACGCTCACACAAAGGTCAACACGGGTAACAAAGCCACCCCCGAGACTCCCGTACAGAAGAACGCACCACCAAAAGTCGTGACCCCTAAACCCAAAGCCAAACAGCCAAAGACCAAGGCTGAACCTCCACCAAAGAAGCGGAAGCAGTGGAAAGAGGAGTTCTCATCTTCTCAGTCGGACTCCTCGCCAGACATGCAAAGTGATGAGGAAG AATTCGAGCCCCCGCCACCTCCCATAGTGACGCGCTTCTTGAACACGAGGGCCATGAAAGAGACGTTCAAGGGGTACATTGAGCTGCTCGTTGGGGTCGTATTGGATGCGGAAGTGATGCAAAATCTGGAGAAGGATAACG ATGATGTTCTTCTGCCACACATGAGGAAGATAGAAGGGATGTTAAATGAGAACAGGAGACGACTTCTCGCAAAACTGCAGATGGATCAGTCATTGAag AATGCCTTGGAAAATTACCCAGATATAACCACGATAAATCGCGACACGAAAGGAAAATCGGCAGGAACGGCGTGTAAAATAAAAGTGCACGGCAAGTGGTACAACAAGAAGACGATGAGGCCGGCTAAAAGCCCTTCAAAGCAATCACAG GAGTTCACTGTAGATCCAGAAAAGTCCCAGTTGTGTTCCCTCTATCATGCACTCCACCATTACAAGTACCACATATACCTTATATGCAAAGATGAG GTTACCTCCATTCAGAAGACAAATCGGGACCTACAACAGGCAGACCTTGTAAACCACTGCCTGAAAAACATGAAGTGGGTGGAGGatctttttgaaaaatttggtgaactTTTGAGCCGGGTGCAACAGACATGTTCTTAA
- the QSER1 gene encoding glutamine and serine-rich protein 1 isoform X1: MMDRNYPTPTFTDPLAPASPAAWAYERSAAGIKPSLSYGAGHPTHSDTELLHRQTYAATHQLPGYATTHHPTGLSGLFDTSLHVAGGNTTETSVMNFLSAIESRTAQAASSGTTLLPQFRAPSWQTGMHSSTATELFVTGALQTSGTFPTSALSAYQHPNTFSSRNFATTPSLTLQDGTFGAATNGLLSPHDPLLQIKSSQTPTALTFERLGSAVLSTGIPQSSTYRSAQESAPHLLQPQFSLLPSALGGTQQTPQPYSTSVFTGSTASIERALQRECSVIKHHQRPSSTQSVQAQLSGTQHSLPNYLTSATGAALQDTRQSALLCAPLGALTQVSNGGPVQKTPQVSVELSQSYPSVIPSPGFPPSSTKAKNCPTKVPPRSSKTPKSQSVASPGQTQSYIKSSQNQSSVISSQAQAFSTAQLSSLLPVSQSPSYVSTQSPNLPSASQSQVFSTIKSEKLPPLYKPLTVFSSQSQTITSGSQTLSYSTDQPLTLPSVSSENYSDQTRDLSSANQTQSYSSSNTQGLTPVSQSQVSYSSQSQVMSPVSPSESYNSGQNLPLSSPSLPFSASSRGQTLPASSPTQNYISMHSSQASQDSTSPQSQKFLPTVPSSTFSPPPHSQALQNSRTTADSKSYGKRKSETNLYASVKQEEKFQMPDLQALQQQTNMETSSQGLNDGEMNTQETAYSVSKADDRYSQSVIKSNSRLEDQVLGLQGPKKDERMLSPVGHMSQHVGHLNSSGGHDAKNSTDLIQPTQVSAKDLSQHNMLHKVHETKLPEQPSTSPQLQAVLRHPQQHLQLQGTQVLLDSDLQMFQQSILQSNMGQAKAPASMQRIQSPQQVAPQFLQMDGHIIQSNGGQPQPSLHSQSSDVIKMDTSDGKHLQQHLQPKDFGQRPRLDSKNQFESLNPMCFTESMLLGDERNFLSHVDDILAATAAQEFAKSSSEDSLSVKPDDSKSRFQSLNIRNSPANFTSSKQQQNLNTLSLNGGQTAINLSTVSTTHSKNTSLDQNQIRPLEQELPSGMGSPVLGTSQDDHEKNSEMAKKNESKDTSDVAGDIGDSDFMASANNLSKENSASDGDFMMNTDDNASQVQHMSTSDPQAGSSSSGQMEEDCQDLGQDGLPKIKGKDRMPMKPFSEDENSNVKQAKRNVQMKRPLSKGPESGMPYSTHVSEGYYDSYQHQERMRQKIKEVEEKQPEVKTGFIASFLDFLKTGPKQQFSAPAVRVPNRIRRPCTPVIKTPCPGPVPQPQAAGSEVAGSPKKTEEEFKKNLEALPSFSSDDDDSVGGNNDLQKSITTALSALDENGEKKVKAGEKTTTAVKQESPPVPSPRTTQEKPKVVETQKSTQNELTQTEQLALPQEVIALEGCTDDEGTESGGEGIYRERDEFVVKIEDIEMLKEALRTGREPPAIWKVQKALLQKFIPEVREGQRTFAATNSYLGYFGDAKTKYKRVYVKFVENANKKEYVRVCSKKPKSKATPLPSRNAHTKVNTGNKATPETPVQKNAPPKVVTPKPKAKQPKTKAEPPPKKRKQWKEEFSSSQSDSSPDMQSDEEEFEPPPPPIVTRFLNTRAMKETFKGYIELLVGVVLDAEVMQNLEKDNDDVLLPHMRKIEGMLNENRRRLLAKLQMDQSLKNALENYPDITTINRDTKGKSAGTACKIKVHGKWYNKKTMRPAKSPSKQSQEFTVDPEKSQLCSLYHALHHYKYHIYLICKDEVTSIQKTNRDLQQADLVNHCLKNMKWVEDLFEKFGELLSRVQQTCS; encoded by the exons ATGATGGACAGGAACTACCCGACTCCCACCTTCACCGACCCGCTGGCCCCTGCCTCCCCCGCCGCCTGGGCCTACGAGCGGAGCGCGGCCGGGATCAAGCCCAG TCTGAGCTATGGCGCGGGGCATCCTACTCATTCGGACACGGAGCTCCTCCACCGGCAGACCTATGCGGCCACCCACCAGCTCCCTGGATACGCCACCACGCACCATCCTACAG GCTTATCCGGCCTATTCGATACGAGCCTCCACGTGGCCGGCGGTAACACTACAGAGACGTCAGTGATGAACTTTCTATCCGCCATCGAGTCTCGGACGGCTCAGGCAGCGTCGTCAGGCACAACCCTCCTGCCACAGTTCAGGGCTCCATCATGGCAAACTG GCATGCATTCCTCGACAGCAACCGAACtgtttgtgaccggagctctgcAAACCTCTGGAACCTTTCCAACATCTGCGCTCTCCGCCTATCAGCACCCAAACACGTTCAGCTCTAGAAACTTTGCCACGACTCCATCTTTAACCCTTCAAGATGGGACTTTCGGCGCGGCGACCAACGGTCTGCTCTCTCCTCACGACCCGCTTCTGCAGATCAAGTCGTCACAGACCCCCACCGCCTTGACCTTCGAGCGCCTGGGCAGCGCCGTGCTGAGTACCGGCATCCCACAGTCCTCGACATATCGCTCTGCCCAGGAGTCTGCGCCACATCTCTTACAGCCCCAGTTCAGTTTGTTGCCGTCAGCACTCGGTGGGACCCAGCAGACCCCTCAGCCATACAGTACATCAGTGTTTACTGGTTCTACCGCCTCCATTGAAAGAGCACTTCAGAGGGAATGTAGTGTTATAAAACACCATCAGAGGCCTTCTAGTACACAGTCTGTACAGGCGCAGCTATCTGGTACTCAGCATTCCTTACCGAATTATTTAACAAGCGCAACCGGGGCTGCCTTGCAGGACACGAGACAGTCCGCTCTGTTATGTGCTCCTCTCGGAGCTCTTACTCAGGTGAGCAATGGTGGACCGGTACAGAAAACCCCTCAAGTTTCTGTGGAATTATCTCAATCTTACCCATCTGTCATACCATCCCCCGGCTTCCCTCCTTCTTCGACGAAAGCGAAAAACTGTCCCACAAAGGTACCCCCGAGGTCATCAAAGACCCCCAAATCTCAGAGTGTAGCGTCTCCTGGGCAGACCCAAAGTTATATAAAGTCTTCTCAGAACCAGAGTTCTGTCATTTCAAGCCAAGCACAAGCCTTCTCCACAGCACAGCTTAGTAGCCTCCTACCTGTAAGTCAGTCCCCCAGCTACGTGTCCACGCAGTCCCCCAACCTGCCATCCGCTAGTCAATCGCAAGTTTTTTCAACAATCAAATCCGAAAAGCTGCCTCCTCTATACAAACCACTGACTGTGTTCTCAAGCCAATCGCAAACCATAACCTCGGGCAGCCAGACACTAAGTTATTCGACGGATCAGCCGCTTACGCTGCCTTCGGTTTCCAGCGAGAACTACTCCGATCAAACGAGAGATTTGTCTTCAGCTAACCAGACTCAAAGTTATTCTTCCAGTAACACTCAGGGTTTAACTCCAGTCAGTCAATCACAAGTTAGCTATTCATCTCAGTCCCAGGTGATGTCCCCTGTAAGTCCATCAGAAAGTTACAATTCGGGTCAGAACCTACCACTATCATCCCCATCTCTTCCATTTTCCGCTTCCTCACGTGGACAGACTTTGCCTGCGTCAAGCCCTACCCAAAATTACATTTCTATGCATTCATCCCAGGCTTCGCAAGACTCCACCTCGCCACAGTCTCAAAAGTTTTTGCCAACGGTCCCCTCATCCACGTTTTCACCACCTCCCCACTCGCAAGCATTACAAAACAGTAGAACGACCGCGGACTCCAAATCCTACGGGAAGAGGAAGTCTGAAACCAACCTGTATGCAAGCGTCAAACAAGAGGAGAAATTCCAAATGCCGGATCTGCAGGCGTTACAGCAGCAAACCAATATGGAGACGTCTAGCCAAGGACTGAACGACGGGGAGATGAATACACAAGAGACGGCTTACAGTGTTTCCAAGGCCGATGACCGATATTCTCAAAGTGTTATCAAGAGCAATTCTCGTCTGGAAGACCAAGTCCTCGGCCTTCAAGGGCCTAAAAAAGACGAACGAATGTTGAGCCCTGTCGGTCACATGTCTCAGCATGTCGGTCACTTAAACAGTTCAGGCGGCCACGATGCTAAAAATTCTACAGACTTAATACAACCCACACAAGTTAGCGCTAAGGATTTGAGTCAGCATAACATGTTACACAAAGTTCACGAAACAAAACTTCCGGAGCAGCCAAGTACGTCCCCACAGCTCCAGGCGGTTTTGAGGCACCCTCAACAACATCTTCAACTACAAGGCACGCAGGTACTTTTGGATTCAGATTTGCAAATGTTTCAGCAGTCCATTTTGCAGTCCAACATGGGGCAAGCAAAGGCGCCCGCTTCAATGCAGCGCATTCAGAGTCCTCAGCAAGTGGCGCCGCAGTTCCTCCAGATGGATGGGCACATCATCCAGAGCAATGGTGGGCAACCTCAACCATCTCTCCACTCTCAAAGCTCGGACGTCATAAAAATGGACACCTCCGACGGGAAGCATCTGCAACAGCACTTGCAGCCGAAAGATTTCGGCCAGAGACCGCGGCTAGACTCCAAGAATCAGTTTGAGTCTTTAAACCCAATGTGTTTCACAGAGTCCATGTTGCTCGGTGATGAACGAAACTTTTTGTCTCATGTTGATGACATTTTAGCAGCTACAGCAGCTCAAGAGTTTGCCAAGTCTTCTAGCGAGGATAGTTTGTCGGTGAAACCCGACGACTCAAAGTCCCGTTTTCAGTCCCTGAATATAAGGAATTCGCCTGCAAACTTTACATCCTCAAAGCAGCAGCAGAACCTAAACACTCTTTCGTTAAATGGCGGCCAAACAGCAATAAACCTTTCCACTGTTTCTACAACTCATTCCAAAAACACAAGTCTTGATCAAAACCAGATTCGGCCTTTAGAGCAAGAATTGCCAAGCGGGATGGGTTCACCGGTGCTCGGGACCAGTCAGGATGACCATGAGAAGAATTCCGAGATGGCTAAGAAGAATGAATCCAAGGACACTAGCGATGTAGCAGGAGATATCGGAGATTCAGATTTCATGGCGAGTGCAAACAACCTCAGTAAGGAAAATTCAGCATCTGATGGAGACTTTATGATGAACACGGATGACAATGCCTCTCAGGTTCAGCACATGTCCACAAGTGATCCTCAAGCAGGCAGCAGCTCTAGTGGCCAAATGGAGGAAGACTGCCAAGATCTAGGCCAAGACGGCCTTCCAAAGATCAAGGGCAAAGATAGAATGCCAATGAAACCGTTTTCGGAAGATGAAAACTCAAACGTCAAGCAAGCGAAACGGAACGTACAGATGAAACGGCCCTTGTCTAAAGGCCCTGAGTCAGGGATGCCGTACTCCACGCACGTTTCTGAGGGGTACTATGATAGCTATCAGCACCAAGAAAGGATGAGGCAGAAGATAAAGGAAGTGGAGGAGAAACAACCAGAAGTCAAAACTGGTTTCATTGCATCGTTCTTGGACTTTTTAAAGACCGGACCAAAGCAGCAGTTCTCTGCTCCTGCTGTGCGTGTACCTAATCGAATCAGGAGGCCGTGTACCCCGGTGATAAAGACACCTTGTCCTGGACCAGTTCCTCAGCCTCAAGCAGCAGGTTCGGAGGTGGCTGGCTCTCCTAAAAAGACTGAGGAGGAGTTTAAGAAAAATCTGGAGGCACTGCCGTCCTTTTCTTCTGATGACGATGATTCTGTCGGAGGCAATAATGATCTTCAGAAGAGCATCACCACAGCGTTGTCCGCCTTGGATGAGAATGGCGAGAAGAAGGTTAAAGCAG GAGAGAAGACGACGACTGCGGTAAAGCAGGAATCTCCTCCAGTCCCTTCCCCAAGGACGACTCAAGAGAAGCCCAAAGTGGTGGAGACCCAGAAGAGCACCCAAAATGAGCTCACCCAGACCGAGCAGCTGGCCCTGCCGCAAGAGGTCATCGCGCTGGAAGGCTGCACGGATGACGAGGGCACGGAAAGCGGCGGTGAGGGGATCTACCGGGAGCGCGACGAGTTTGTGGTCAAAATTGAGGACATAGAAATGTTGAAG GAAGCACTGCGTACAGGCAGGGAACCTCCGGCTATTTGGAAAGTCCAAAAGGCTTTACTGCAGAAATTTATCCCCGAGGTTCGGGAAGGACAGAGGACGTTTGCTGCCACAAACAGC TATCTTGGTTACTTTGGAGATGCCAAAACAAAATACAAGCGAGTATATGTGAAATTTGTGGAGAACGCCAACAAAAAGGAGTATGTGAGGGTTTGCTCCAAAAAACCCAAGAGCAAGGCTACTCCCCTTCCCAG TAGAAACGCTCACACAAAGGTCAACACGGGTAACAAAGCCACCCCCGAGACTCCCGTACAGAAGAACGCACCACCAAAAGTCGTGACCCCTAAACCCAAAGCCAAACAGCCAAAGACCAAGGCTGAACCTCCACCAAAGAAGCGGAAGCAGTGGAAAGAGGAGTTCTCATCTTCTCAGTCGGACTCCTCGCCAGACATGCAAAGTGATGAGGAAG AATTCGAGCCCCCGCCACCTCCCATAGTGACGCGCTTCTTGAACACGAGGGCCATGAAAGAGACGTTCAAGGGGTACATTGAGCTGCTCGTTGGGGTCGTATTGGATGCGGAAGTGATGCAAAATCTGGAGAAGGATAACG ATGATGTTCTTCTGCCACACATGAGGAAGATAGAAGGGATGTTAAATGAGAACAGGAGACGACTTCTCGCAAAACTGCAGATGGATCAGTCATTGAag AATGCCTTGGAAAATTACCCAGATATAACCACGATAAATCGCGACACGAAAGGAAAATCGGCAGGAACGGCGTGTAAAATAAAAGTGCACGGCAAGTGGTACAACAAGAAGACGATGAGGCCGGCTAAAAGCCCTTCAAAGCAATCACAG GAGTTCACTGTAGATCCAGAAAAGTCCCAGTTGTGTTCCCTCTATCATGCACTCCACCATTACAAGTACCACATATACCTTATATGCAAAGATGAG GTTACCTCCATTCAGAAGACAAATCGGGACCTACAACAGGCAGACCTTGTAAACCACTGCCTGAAAAACATGAAGTGGGTGGAGGatctttttgaaaaatttggtgaactTTTGAGCCGGGTGCAACAGACATGTTCTTAA